GTAGAGGATCATGTTGGCGGGATCGAAGTTGACCGCAATATTCCGGGCGCCGCGCTTCTTCATCGCGTCAAGAAACATCAGCAGCGATTGCGCGGTTTCCTGGCCGGTCTCCATCAGCAGCGTAACGCCATTTGCCCCGAATACTTCCGCAAGCTTGAGGACACGCCCGCAGAGCTTGTCGAAATCGGGGGACTCGGAATCATGCGGCAGGAAGCCCGCATGTGCGTTCACGTATTTCAGGCCCATCGTCTTGGCAATTGCCGCGGTGGCGCGCGCCAAGCTCAAGTTCTCCTCCCAGTGCTCATCGGGAACGACGCCGCCCGTCCTGCGAATCGTTTCCGGGGTCGTGTAGTCCTCGCCCACCGTCGAGTACATGCCGGAAACGATACGTATCCCCGATTCGCCGAGGATTTCCTGTACGCCGTCCCAGGCACCCGGGTCATCCCGGTGCGGCGTCAGGCCAAGCTGCACCTTCGTGAGGCCGAGCGCGCTCACTTTCTCCGCCAGGTTTCGCGGCCCTGTGGCTTGAAGCGACCAACTGCAAACGCCTATCTGTTCCACCGATTGCGTTCTCACGGCAACTTACCTCCCATGCCCGACAACCCTGTCCTCGTCCCGAAAACGTCAGTCTACTCCACTTGCCCGTTCCGCTCAACGCCTTTGAACGCCCCATTTCACGCCACCCGGAAGGCTCCATATCACCCCACCTGCCGGCGCTCGGAACAACATGCCCCACTC
The window above is part of the Candidatus Hydrogenedentota bacterium genome. Proteins encoded here:
- a CDS encoding TIM barrel protein, with amino-acid sequence MRTQSVEQIGVCSWSLQATGPRNLAEKVSALGLTKVQLGLTPHRDDPGAWDGVQEILGESGIRIVSGMYSTVGEDYTTPETIRRTGGVVPDEHWEENLSLARATAAIAKTMGLKYVNAHAGFLPHDSESPDFDKLCGRVLKLAEVFGANGVTLLMETGQETAQSLLMFLDAMKKRGARNIAVNFDPANMILY